One window of Cohnella hashimotonis genomic DNA carries:
- a CDS encoding alpha-galactosidase encodes MTFEWPSLRKATVAAVCADRSRQGEFTASEADDDPTFRMDRLVVSLSSGDGTDAQTISVRNEGPEPLSLREIRLEWSAARLGDRLDARDYVQLHHTRDFSGLSGVRPIHRPAAWSPAAEPSGMVSVFCRRRTGDCVLLGALPPYGDCFVDIAVLHAQAHRDGLFGLGFHLRAPRSIGPGERVALANLIVLQGDDGNALLSEYANLIRQRLAAMKFEPPAARITGWNSWDYYAGAVRAEDVLANASAASALFGERLRYIAIDEGYECQWGVWDAGWKFPQGLEDLCAQIRAEGFEPGIWTAPLMVSVYTPLYRDHPDWFVGDEIGNPYAQNAGYGSMVQLDITHPEAEAHIRETFKRLRAAGFAYFKCDFAQLLLGASTFHAPRMSHAGMIRRLFEVIREAIGPDAYLLACGAPYESVIGIADAHRTTGDIHNYWSHIRHNIRSMLARWWMQGAIGNTDPDTAIVRCPDTTDDRQLNRRWGLNPWGLGAGWAAGREMNLEEAKTLLLACYVTGGDLLLGDALPKLNAAGIELLARLLEHPVRRGIPLNLFEPDGDELPIVAAETVDPNKRLLVLFNLGDDCRTQKVPADFLAPYCAWTAFWSGETVPLPHAGEVALEPRSATAWWVERR; translated from the coding sequence ATGACATTCGAATGGCCTTCCCTGCGTAAGGCAACCGTCGCCGCCGTATGCGCCGATCGCAGCCGGCAAGGCGAGTTCACGGCATCGGAAGCGGACGACGATCCGACGTTCCGAATGGATCGGCTCGTCGTATCGCTGTCGTCCGGCGACGGCACCGACGCGCAGACGATATCCGTCCGCAACGAAGGACCGGAACCGCTATCGCTGCGGGAAATCCGGCTGGAGTGGTCCGCCGCACGGCTCGGCGACCGGCTGGATGCGCGGGACTACGTCCAGCTCCACCATACTCGCGATTTCTCCGGTCTATCCGGCGTACGCCCGATCCATCGGCCTGCGGCATGGTCGCCCGCCGCCGAACCCTCGGGGATGGTGAGCGTGTTCTGCCGCCGGCGGACGGGCGACTGCGTCCTGCTCGGCGCGCTGCCGCCCTACGGCGACTGCTTCGTCGATATCGCCGTCCTGCACGCGCAGGCCCATCGCGACGGGCTCTTCGGGCTCGGCTTCCATCTTCGCGCGCCGCGAAGCATCGGCCCCGGCGAGCGCGTCGCCCTGGCGAATCTCATCGTGCTGCAGGGGGACGACGGCAACGCGCTGCTCTCCGAATACGCGAACTTGATCCGGCAGCGGCTCGCCGCGATGAAGTTCGAGCCGCCCGCTGCGCGGATCACCGGCTGGAACAGTTGGGACTACTACGCGGGAGCTGTGCGGGCCGAGGACGTGCTGGCCAATGCGTCCGCGGCAAGCGCGCTGTTCGGCGAGCGACTGCGATATATCGCAATCGACGAAGGCTACGAATGCCAGTGGGGCGTCTGGGATGCCGGCTGGAAATTCCCGCAGGGGCTCGAGGATCTCTGCGCGCAGATCCGCGCCGAAGGCTTCGAACCCGGCATCTGGACGGCACCGCTCATGGTGAGCGTCTATACGCCGCTGTACCGCGATCATCCCGATTGGTTCGTCGGTGACGAGATAGGCAATCCCTATGCGCAAAACGCCGGTTACGGCAGCATGGTCCAGCTGGATATTACGCATCCGGAAGCCGAGGCGCACATTCGAGAGACGTTCAAGCGTCTGCGCGCCGCGGGATTCGCTTATTTCAAATGCGACTTCGCCCAGCTGCTGCTCGGCGCCTCGACCTTCCATGCTCCGCGCATGTCGCATGCCGGCATGATACGGCGGCTGTTCGAGGTCATCCGGGAGGCGATCGGACCCGACGCCTATCTGCTTGCCTGCGGCGCGCCCTACGAGTCCGTCATCGGCATCGCGGACGCGCACCGGACGACAGGCGACATCCACAATTATTGGAGCCATATCCGTCACAACATCCGCTCGATGCTGGCAAGATGGTGGATGCAGGGAGCGATCGGCAATACGGATCCCGATACCGCAATCGTTCGCTGTCCCGATACGACGGACGACCGTCAGCTCAACCGGCGCTGGGGGCTGAACCCTTGGGGGCTCGGCGCCGGATGGGCCGCGGGCAGAGAGATGAATCTCGAGGAAGCCAAGACGCTGCTCCTCGCCTGCTATGTAACGGGAGGCGACCTCCTGCTCGGAGACGCGCTCCCGAAGCTGAACGCCGCCGGCATCGAGCTGCTCGCCCGCCTTCTGGAGCATCCCGTGCGGCGCGGCATCCCGCTCAACCTGTTCGAGCCGGACGGCGACGAGCTGCCGATCGTGGCGGCCGAGACGGTCGATCCGAACAAGAGACTGCTCGTACTGTTCAACCTCGGCGACGATTGCCGGACGCAGAAGGTCCCTGCGGACTTTCTCGCGCCATACTGCGCATGGACGGCATTCTGGAGCGGCGAGACCGTGCCGTTACCGCACGCCGGAGAAGTCGCGCTCGAACCGAGAAGCGCGACCGCCTGGTGGGTCGAACGTCGTTAG
- a CDS encoding DUF4091 domain-containing protein, producing the protein MNITMGLAPDSYKYVFGVYHKYGVPFDPDRDVSLTCGRRDRAAAQLLIYADEELLVCVGEDAAFDERGPIDVLRVSAKVPGLADGSVRASLVGLVEDDDRQLKSDILLRQTSLRVDRRRVQPVWIEAEIGEGAAPGVYRAEITVYRRRMFEDERVEATLTFEIVVHEVTLVAPSDQTFYLDLWQHNANIARKYDAELWSDGHFEVLEHYVASLAALGQKAVSLVVSEIPWSGQASCYDRIDPANLFEYSIVGVAKRTDGTWAYDYRALDRYVELCERHGIKDEIEVFGLLNIWVYEDAGYGGIIADHPDAVRIRYRDEASGTYRFIRERSEFEAYVVALEKHFTDRGWIDRVRLLADEPSDLPLFRKRLGAMRKMAPSFQYKAAIAHASFMEEEGIVDHVPILDCAGQEHEQILTMREGKTGRTLYYVACDVKHPNTFINSHLLEARAIPWIVWQLKLDGFLRWNYTVWPTDPLCKISYHHPFFPAGDTNFVYPGRDGRPLLSLRYKLLQKGIRDYEIIARYVREGGDRERLDSRMRSVIRWKSPADLNRDARRRIEELISLDEADYDGLIAELLGELAGGPQAH; encoded by the coding sequence ATGAACATCACTATGGGGCTCGCCCCGGACAGCTACAAATACGTATTCGGCGTCTATCACAAGTACGGCGTGCCGTTCGATCCGGACCGCGATGTCTCGCTGACTTGCGGGCGCCGCGACCGGGCGGCCGCGCAGCTATTGATCTATGCGGACGAGGAGCTGCTGGTCTGCGTCGGCGAGGATGCCGCGTTCGACGAGCGCGGACCGATCGACGTCCTGCGCGTAAGCGCGAAGGTGCCGGGCCTCGCCGACGGAAGCGTACGCGCGAGCCTGGTCGGCCTCGTCGAAGATGACGACCGGCAGCTTAAATCGGACATCCTCCTGCGGCAGACGTCGCTCCGCGTGGACAGACGGCGAGTGCAGCCGGTCTGGATCGAAGCGGAGATCGGCGAGGGCGCGGCTCCTGGCGTTTATCGGGCGGAGATCACCGTCTACCGCCGACGGATGTTCGAGGACGAGCGGGTGGAGGCGACGCTGACGTTTGAGATCGTCGTACACGAAGTGACGTTGGTTGCGCCCTCGGACCAAACGTTTTATCTCGACCTGTGGCAGCACAACGCCAACATCGCGCGCAAGTACGACGCCGAGCTGTGGAGCGACGGCCACTTCGAGGTGCTCGAGCATTACGTCGCTTCTCTGGCTGCGCTCGGACAGAAGGCGGTCTCGCTCGTCGTCTCCGAGATCCCCTGGTCCGGGCAGGCTTCCTGCTACGACCGGATCGATCCCGCCAATCTGTTCGAGTACAGCATCGTCGGCGTGGCGAAGCGGACGGACGGCACGTGGGCCTACGACTACCGCGCGCTCGACCGGTACGTGGAACTGTGCGAACGGCATGGGATCAAAGACGAGATCGAGGTGTTCGGACTGCTGAACATCTGGGTGTACGAGGATGCGGGCTACGGCGGCATCATTGCGGATCATCCGGATGCCGTACGCATCCGGTACCGCGACGAAGCCAGCGGCACGTACCGCTTCATCCGGGAGCGGAGCGAGTTCGAAGCGTACGTCGTCGCGCTGGAGAAGCACTTTACCGATCGGGGGTGGATCGACCGCGTGCGGTTGCTGGCCGACGAGCCTTCCGACCTGCCGCTGTTCCGCAAGCGGCTTGGCGCGATGCGCAAGATGGCGCCTTCTTTCCAATATAAAGCCGCTATCGCCCACGCGTCGTTCATGGAAGAGGAGGGGATCGTGGATCACGTGCCGATCCTCGACTGCGCAGGGCAGGAGCATGAGCAGATTCTGACCATGCGGGAAGGCAAGACCGGGCGAACGCTCTATTACGTCGCCTGCGACGTCAAGCATCCGAACACGTTCATCAACTCTCATCTGCTGGAGGCGCGAGCCATTCCCTGGATCGTCTGGCAGTTGAAGCTGGACGGCTTCCTACGCTGGAACTATACGGTATGGCCGACCGACCCGCTTTGCAAAATCTCGTATCACCATCCGTTTTTCCCGGCGGGCGATACCAACTTCGTCTACCCGGGCCGGGACGGCCGTCCGCTGCTGAGTCTGCGCTATAAGCTGCTGCAGAAGGGGATCCGGGACTACGAGATCATCGCGCGTTACGTTCGCGAGGGCGGCGACCGCGAGCGGCTCGATTCGCGCATGCGAAGCGTGATCCGTTGGAAGAGCCCGGCCGATCTGAACCGGGACGCAAGGCGGCGGATCGAGGAGCTGATCTCGCTCGACGAAGCCGACTACGACGGCCTGATCGCGGAGCTGCTGGGCGAGCTGGCGGGCGGCCCTCAAGCGCATTGA
- a CDS encoding DUF4962 domain-containing protein yields MTIYGKLKKQTALVLAFTMLLGLLGAGWPAGMTPKAAAADSGWPANVLGGTNMPFRPTDSLVTTQNPPDFSWPFVTEADKYDVQVSRDSSFATVAHENDAIQFNYYNFPVTFDAGTWYWRVRYHQASGAWSDWSTTRKFRIDADNVPFAVPAVETLMSKVSAAHPRVWTTPAELAAFRNLRLTGNSKTVFDQTVTAYNASASKPLPADPTFPYMNNEVPTNSDAYVAAQGVLKNYAETAMTDMMNASFLYLVTGNATYGNRAKTLLLNLATWNPNGATSYRIHDQVHRAIAYRSAIAYDWLYDLLTESDKTALRTMIKTRTDTLVQTYLSNNGFYKFPYDSHGWTIVGYIGIIATAMLNDMPEAANWYKLSVPLFINVLPPWGGEDGSWSQGTGYWQWSSGSNKELMDVLLSSGAINLYDKAFSRNEGLYPLYMFPHGSPIGVFGDDSQYTPGAPSVSLLTRMADIYGDSRLKWEAEAIGAKSTGLTDYFYRADDVGSQPPVDLPKGIWFPDTGAVAMHSELYETDRTSLYFRSSPYGTYNHTMSDQNSFVVNAFGESLAVKAGYYDFYGSKHHSNFTRQTYSANAITFDGRKGQANDNINADGKVLGFVTSPDFDATSGDATQAYQGGLSKAVRHIIYVRPSVYVVIDDLATTKDGGSEFEWNLHADDNLVLDQTGKGATIAKGDANLKVQFYGAEAQSYRTTYETQYLGPDGVAYPPTGNFAGKSQIHAAFITPRENQAKMIATLAPYKRGEAPANVTPTEYANYVKLAFEDGTTVYVRKTDSGLIDTGADGVQFDGAAAAVKGNSALLVVGTKLVKNGVALIESDSPATISYGGERLSVSAQADVQVTLAAAGLTAVRDADTGNAIPSGGTVADGLNNRGVQWTFAGDKLTMHVEKGQRAFKLNAAPMPGALAPVTLQTEIDGVAGSVTLQAYRDVNGDSVAWGQLSNAQGFYEVLEAPAGFSFQKYGKIASGLIDANASVLLKGATGVLKLKNLGSGAPLQTEQYQNPDQTRQTLGIEWQEAESFTQWNGTKQPTIYDTRPFLSNGKGVSNWDQFGVSLKWKLNVPEEGSYDLVVKYVAGWDVTTADTDSIRYVKLGDDIKYFKIPKTESFGSMPEQWRGLRVKTGVHLSAGVVDLTMYHSLGGMNLDWIGLIKVGSDEIRPSAPANVREVGQADGQITIGWDASTDNAAVKEYEIEVDGVKKLTVPFGTNTATITGLSSGVSYAFRVTAVDTSGNRSFRAPGSTPLVIQTVDTTPPVWGEDAAVHTRFLSSQMVRLSWEPAVDNAGKVSEYQIYRVNGETLLPVGTTKSTTFDVLRLQAGGTYTFKVEAKDNQNNATTDGPDVTATLPSSVTLPVYDTFDNWTTGEVVDASGWTYTKTGGTSVSVASLPDGGNGLVALDNYFPSSDQYASSPVIRKVIANTGGKLTVETRTMFSKVDHDVGNYLIDLSGNGKVFAGFVGFSDGGIGFQKIVNGVNTNIRLAEGYQQPKDQWVTIRYDIDFDAKTYDLTVQEDGLKNYGGTLVAGGQLDRATGTYRVIGIPFLDTSATLKGFEMFRFSAQRYTGKYTFDYLAVYPTAAVAQSLPAPKLRLSSQTNTSATLAWEASSDPAVKSYAIYQNGTLKTTVPASANTATLTGLTLGTAYTFAIRAVDQSDKTSPESRSLSMTLAGAPTWEATAALRADLTFTNAVRLAWDPASAGSGQQVASYTIYKSEGSSAAVPAGTATGTTLDVADLTPGATYTFRVQAKNAAGGESGDGPTLTVTLPATGKMVYDSFDAWPTGEVSDGAGWTYTKTGGTSVQAVALSDLGGKGLQAVDNYNPSTDAYASSPIMQRTTNSIGGLVTLETRTKFSKIDSDVGHYLIDLAGNGKIFGEFVGFSDGGLGYQKLVNGTPTFVRLTDYNVYKQPADEWVTLRFDFNFTAKNYALTVQANSLKTYGGSIAAGGTLDASTGVYRVTNIPFMDPNNVAKGFDLFRFTAQRFTGKYTFDKFVLYNTNDALSYVATDATAPVSQAKLSATAATYGEETEWFNEPVTLNLDATDDESGVERTEYRINDGDWTVYGGSIPAFGDGVYKVDYRSVDAAGNSEDFKTVLLHIDLKAPELGVELDPATVWPPNNKMVDVRAKLTPSDSGSGVASVVLTSVTSDEQLGQGDIEARTGTGDTAFRLRASRAGSGDGRVYSFTYTVADKAGNQTAVTKTVTVPHNK; encoded by the coding sequence GTGACGATTTACGGGAAGTTGAAAAAGCAAACCGCACTTGTATTAGCTTTCACGATGCTGCTTGGACTGCTTGGCGCAGGTTGGCCGGCAGGTATGACGCCGAAGGCCGCGGCAGCCGACTCGGGTTGGCCCGCGAACGTGCTCGGCGGCACGAATATGCCGTTCCGGCCGACGGACTCCCTCGTCACGACGCAGAACCCGCCCGATTTCAGCTGGCCGTTCGTGACCGAAGCGGACAAGTACGACGTCCAGGTCAGCCGCGATTCGTCCTTCGCGACGGTCGCGCACGAGAACGACGCGATCCAGTTCAACTACTACAACTTTCCCGTGACCTTCGATGCCGGCACCTGGTACTGGCGCGTCCGCTATCACCAGGCGAGCGGCGCTTGGTCCGATTGGAGCACGACGCGCAAGTTCCGCATCGACGCGGACAACGTGCCGTTCGCGGTGCCTGCGGTCGAGACGCTCATGAGCAAGGTATCCGCCGCGCATCCGCGCGTTTGGACCACGCCGGCCGAGCTCGCCGCCTTCCGCAACCTGCGTCTGACGGGCAACTCCAAGACGGTGTTCGATCAGACCGTGACCGCGTATAACGCCAGCGCGAGCAAGCCGCTGCCGGCCGATCCGACTTTCCCGTACATGAACAACGAGGTGCCCACGAACAGCGACGCTTACGTCGCCGCGCAAGGGGTGCTCAAAAATTACGCCGAAACCGCGATGACCGATATGATGAACGCTTCGTTCCTCTATCTCGTCACGGGCAACGCCACGTACGGCAACCGCGCCAAGACGCTGCTGCTCAACCTTGCGACCTGGAATCCGAACGGCGCGACGAGCTACCGGATTCATGACCAGGTTCACCGCGCCATCGCCTACCGCTCGGCGATCGCTTACGACTGGCTCTACGATCTGCTGACTGAGAGCGACAAGACGGCGCTCCGAACGATGATCAAGACGCGGACGGACACGCTCGTCCAAACCTATCTGAGCAACAACGGCTTTTACAAGTTCCCTTACGATTCCCACGGCTGGACGATTGTCGGCTATATCGGCATCATCGCGACCGCGATGCTGAACGACATGCCGGAAGCCGCGAATTGGTACAAGCTGTCCGTGCCGCTGTTCATCAACGTGCTGCCGCCGTGGGGAGGCGAAGACGGCTCCTGGTCGCAAGGGACCGGGTACTGGCAGTGGTCGTCCGGCTCCAACAAAGAGCTGATGGACGTCCTGCTGAGCTCGGGCGCGATCAATCTGTACGACAAAGCCTTCTCGCGTAACGAGGGCCTGTATCCGCTATACATGTTCCCGCACGGCAGCCCGATCGGGGTGTTCGGGGACGACTCTCAATATACGCCGGGCGCGCCTAGCGTCAGCTTACTGACGCGGATGGCCGATATCTACGGCGATTCCCGCCTGAAGTGGGAAGCCGAGGCGATCGGCGCCAAGTCGACCGGCCTGACGGACTACTTCTACCGGGCCGACGACGTCGGCAGCCAGCCGCCGGTCGACCTGCCGAAGGGCATCTGGTTCCCGGATACCGGCGCCGTCGCCATGCATTCGGAGCTGTACGAGACCGACCGCACGTCGCTGTATTTCCGGTCGAGCCCGTACGGTACGTACAACCATACGATGTCGGACCAGAACAGCTTCGTGGTGAACGCCTTCGGCGAGTCTCTGGCTGTCAAGGCCGGCTACTACGATTTCTACGGCAGCAAGCATCATTCCAATTTCACGCGGCAGACGTACTCCGCCAACGCGATTACGTTCGACGGACGCAAAGGCCAGGCCAACGACAACATCAATGCGGACGGCAAAGTGCTGGGCTTCGTGACGAGCCCGGACTTCGACGCGACGAGCGGCGACGCGACCCAGGCTTACCAGGGCGGATTGTCGAAGGCGGTACGCCATATCATCTATGTGCGTCCGTCCGTCTACGTCGTGATCGACGATCTGGCGACGACCAAGGACGGCGGCTCCGAATTTGAATGGAACCTGCATGCCGACGACAATCTGGTCCTCGACCAGACCGGCAAGGGCGCGACGATCGCCAAGGGCGACGCGAATCTGAAGGTCCAGTTCTACGGCGCGGAGGCTCAGAGCTACCGTACGACTTACGAGACGCAGTACCTCGGTCCGGACGGCGTAGCCTATCCGCCGACGGGAAACTTCGCGGGCAAGTCTCAGATTCACGCGGCCTTCATCACGCCTCGCGAGAATCAGGCCAAGATGATCGCGACGCTGGCGCCGTACAAGCGCGGCGAAGCGCCCGCGAACGTCACGCCGACCGAATACGCGAACTATGTGAAGCTCGCGTTCGAAGACGGCACGACGGTCTACGTCCGCAAGACCGACAGCGGCCTGATCGACACCGGCGCGGACGGCGTGCAGTTCGACGGCGCGGCAGCGGCGGTCAAAGGAAATTCGGCGCTGCTCGTCGTCGGAACCAAACTCGTCAAAAACGGCGTCGCGCTCATCGAGAGCGATTCGCCGGCGACGATCTCTTACGGCGGCGAACGATTGTCCGTATCCGCGCAGGCCGACGTTCAAGTGACGCTGGCCGCCGCCGGTCTGACCGCGGTACGCGACGCGGACACCGGCAATGCGATTCCGTCGGGCGGCACGGTCGCCGACGGCCTGAACAATCGCGGCGTTCAATGGACGTTCGCGGGCGACAAGCTGACGATGCACGTCGAAAAGGGACAGCGGGCGTTCAAGCTGAACGCCGCTCCGATGCCTGGCGCGCTCGCGCCGGTCACGCTGCAGACCGAGATCGACGGCGTCGCGGGTTCGGTCACGCTGCAGGCGTACCGCGACGTGAACGGCGACAGCGTCGCGTGGGGACAGCTGTCCAACGCGCAGGGCTTCTATGAAGTGCTGGAAGCGCCGGCAGGCTTTTCGTTCCAGAAGTACGGCAAGATCGCGAGCGGCCTCATCGACGCGAACGCTTCCGTCCTGCTGAAGGGCGCCACGGGCGTGCTGAAGCTGAAAAACCTCGGATCGGGCGCCCCGCTTCAGACGGAGCAGTACCAGAATCCGGATCAGACGCGGCAGACGCTAGGCATTGAATGGCAGGAAGCCGAGTCATTCACGCAATGGAACGGCACCAAGCAGCCGACCATTTACGACACGCGCCCGTTCCTCTCGAACGGCAAGGGCGTGAGCAACTGGGACCAGTTCGGCGTGTCGCTCAAGTGGAAGCTGAACGTGCCGGAGGAAGGCAGCTACGACCTGGTCGTGAAGTACGTTGCGGGCTGGGATGTCACGACCGCGGATACGGATTCGATCCGGTACGTGAAGCTCGGCGATGACATCAAGTATTTCAAAATTCCGAAGACCGAGAGCTTCGGCTCGATGCCGGAGCAGTGGCGCGGGCTTCGGGTCAAGACGGGCGTGCATCTGTCCGCGGGCGTCGTCGATCTGACGATGTATCATTCGCTCGGCGGGATGAACCTGGACTGGATCGGTCTCATCAAAGTGGGCAGCGACGAGATCCGTCCAAGCGCGCCGGCCAACGTGCGAGAGGTCGGGCAAGCGGACGGCCAGATCACGATCGGCTGGGACGCGTCCACGGATAACGCAGCCGTCAAGGAATACGAGATCGAAGTGGACGGCGTCAAAAAGCTGACGGTGCCTTTCGGCACGAACACGGCCACGATCACGGGCCTGTCCTCGGGCGTGTCGTATGCCTTCCGCGTGACGGCCGTCGATACGAGCGGCAACCGCTCGTTCAGAGCGCCGGGATCGACGCCGCTCGTCATCCAGACGGTGGATACGACGCCGCCGGTGTGGGGCGAGGATGCGGCGGTGCATACCCGGTTCCTGTCCAGCCAAATGGTCAGGCTGTCCTGGGAGCCGGCCGTAGACAACGCAGGCAAGGTCAGCGAGTACCAGATCTATCGCGTGAACGGCGAGACGCTGCTGCCGGTCGGCACGACGAAGAGCACGACCTTCGACGTGTTGCGACTGCAGGCGGGCGGCACGTACACGTTCAAGGTCGAGGCGAAGGACAATCAGAACAACGCGACGACCGACGGTCCCGACGTGACCGCGACGCTGCCGTCGTCCGTCACGCTTCCGGTGTACGATACGTTCGACAATTGGACGACGGGCGAAGTCGTGGACGCCAGCGGCTGGACCTATACGAAGACCGGAGGTACGTCCGTGTCGGTCGCCAGTCTGCCGGACGGCGGCAACGGCCTGGTCGCGCTCGACAACTACTTCCCGTCTTCGGACCAATACGCTTCGTCGCCGGTCATTCGGAAGGTCATCGCCAATACCGGCGGCAAGCTGACCGTCGAGACGCGGACGATGTTTTCCAAGGTGGACCATGATGTCGGCAACTACCTGATCGACCTGAGCGGCAACGGCAAAGTTTTCGCCGGCTTCGTCGGGTTCTCGGACGGCGGCATCGGCTTCCAGAAAATCGTGAACGGCGTCAACACGAACATCCGTCTGGCTGAAGGCTACCAGCAGCCGAAGGACCAATGGGTGACGATCCGCTACGACATCGACTTCGACGCCAAGACGTACGATCTGACCGTTCAGGAGGACGGATTGAAAAATTACGGAGGCACGCTCGTCGCGGGCGGCCAGCTCGACCGCGCGACAGGAACGTACCGCGTCATCGGCATCCCGTTCCTCGACACGAGCGCGACGCTGAAGGGCTTCGAGATGTTCCGCTTCTCGGCGCAGCGCTATACGGGCAAGTATACGTTCGATTACCTGGCCGTCTATCCGACGGCGGCGGTCGCGCAGAGCCTTCCGGCACCGAAGCTGCGGCTGTCGTCCCAGACGAACACGTCGGCGACGCTTGCCTGGGAAGCTTCGAGCGACCCGGCGGTGAAGAGCTACGCGATCTACCAGAACGGCACGCTCAAGACGACGGTGCCGGCAAGCGCCAATACGGCTACGCTCACGGGACTGACGCTCGGCACCGCATATACGTTCGCGATCCGGGCCGTCGATCAGAGCGACAAGACGTCGCCTGAATCGCGCAGCCTGTCCATGACGCTTGCGGGCGCGCCGACCTGGGAAGCGACCGCGGCGCTTCGCGCGGACCTGACGTTCACGAACGCGGTGCGGCTGGCGTGGGATCCCGCGTCGGCAGGCTCCGGTCAGCAGGTCGCATCCTATACGATTTACAAGTCGGAAGGCTCGTCGGCAGCCGTGCCGGCGGGCACCGCGACGGGCACGACGCTGGACGTGGCCGACCTGACGCCGGGCGCGACTTATACGTTCCGCGTTCAGGCGAAAAACGCGGCCGGCGGCGAGTCCGGCGACGGACCGACGCTGACCGTGACGCTGCCGGCAACAGGCAAGATGGTCTACGACTCGTTCGACGCATGGCCGACGGGCGAAGTGTCGGACGGCGCCGGCTGGACCTACACCAAGACGGGCGGCACCTCGGTGCAAGCCGTGGCGCTGAGCGATCTCGGCGGCAAGGGCCTGCAGGCGGTCGACAATTACAACCCGTCCACGGACGCCTACGCTTCTTCGCCGATCATGCAGCGCACGACGAACAGCATCGGCGGCCTGGTCACGCTGGAGACGCGCACGAAGTTTTCCAAGATCGACAGCGACGTCGGCCACTACCTGATCGACCTGGCCGGCAACGGCAAGATTTTCGGCGAGTTCGTCGGTTTCTCGGATGGCGGCCTTGGCTATCAAAAGCTGGTGAACGGAACGCCGACGTTCGTCCGCCTGACGGACTACAACGTCTACAAGCAGCCGGCTGACGAGTGGGTGACGCTCCGCTTCGACTTTAACTTCACGGCCAAGAATTACGCGCTGACCGTACAGGCGAATTCGCTGAAAACCTACGGCGGATCGATCGCCGCGGGCGGCACGCTGGACGCTTCGACCGGCGTCTACCGGGTGACGAACATTCCGTTCATGGATCCGAACAACGTCGCCAAAGGCTTCGATCTGTTCCGGTTCACCGCGCAGCGGTTCACGGGCAAGTACACGTTCGACAAGTTCGTCCTGTACAATACGAACGACGCGCTCTCCTATGTGGCGACCGACGCGACGGCGCCGGTCAGCCAAGCGAAGCTGTCGGCGACAGCGGCGACGTACGGCGAAGAAACGGAGTGGTTCAACGAACCGGTCACGCTGAACCTCGACGCCACGGACGACGAGTCCGGCGTCGAGCGGACGGAGTACCGGATCAACGACGGGGACTGGACCGTCTATGGCGGCTCCATCCCGGCCTTCGGCGACGGCGTCTACAAGGTCGACTATCGGAGCGTGGACGCGGCCGGCAATAGCGAGGATTTCAAGACCGTCCTGCTGCATATCGACCTGAAGGCTCCCGAGCTTGGCGTCGAGCTGGACCCGGCGACCGTATGGCCGCCGAACAACAAGATGGTCGACGTCCGCGCGAAGCTGACGCCGTCCGATAGCGGTTCGGGCGTCGCATCGGTCGTCCTGACCTCGGTTACGAGCGACGAACAGCTCGGACAGGGCGATATCGAAGCCCGTACCGGTACGGGCGACACGGCCTTCCGGCTCCGCGCTTCCAGAGCCGGCAGCGGCGACGGCCGCGTATACAGCTTCACCTATACGGTTGCCGACAAAGCCGGCAACCAGACAGCCGTGACGAAGACCGTCACGGTACCGCATAACAAATAA